From a region of the Lactuca sativa cultivar Salinas chromosome 4, Lsat_Salinas_v11, whole genome shotgun sequence genome:
- the LOC111889840 gene encoding auxin-responsive protein SAUR32, giving the protein MESSKSKSKRKIGLLTKTWERCKSFGGSRDGCEGKSSSRIKRAFFKKRKSWSRLDSKIEETLNMAPTGCFFIYVGPQRQRFVIKTKHANHPLFKTLLEEAEFEYGYKSEGPLKLPCDVDDFLKVLLEMEECDQYIFNHQGCTFGSKGYRYASNHHLTSCKIIAINNF; this is encoded by the coding sequence ATGGAGTCAAGTAAAAGTAAAAGCAAAAGAAAAATAGGATTACTTACCAAGACGTGGGAACGATGCAAATCATTCGGTGGTAGCAGAGATGGATGTGAAGGAAAGAGCTCCTCAAGAATCAAACGAGCCTTCTTCAAGAAACGAAAATCATGGTCACGTTTAGACTCCAAAATAGAGGAAACTCTTAATATGGCTCCTACAGGTTGTTTTTTTATCTACGTTGGTCCTCAAAGACAAAGGTTTGTGATCAAAACTAAACATGCAAACCATCCTCTCTTCAAAACGCTTCTTGAAGAAGCCGAATTCGAGTATGGTTACAAAAGCGAGGGCCCACTTAAGCTTCCATGCGACGTTGATGATTTCTTAAAGGTTTTGCTAGAAATGGAAGAATGTGATCAgtatatcttcaatcatcaaggATGCACCTTCGGGTCCAAAGGTTATCGATATGCTTCCAATCACCATCTTACCTCGTGCAAAATTATTGCAATCAACAATTTTTAG